Proteins encoded in a region of the Mycobacterium branderi genome:
- a CDS encoding serine/threonine-protein kinase PknG has product MDKPDDDAVAPGTEPADATADSAAQMRPVSTQALFRPHFDDDEEDDATTVETEPAERATTTRVAQPVRRLGGGLVEIPRVPDIDPLEALMPNPVVPESKRFCWNCGRPVGRSSPDGKALSEGWCPYCGSPYSFLPQLNPGDVVAGQYEIKGCIAHGGLGWVYLAFDKNVNDRPVVLKGLVHSGDAEAQAIAMAERQFLAEVVHPSIVQIFNFVEHPDRHGDPVGYIVMEYVGGQSLKRGRGVNLPVAEAIAYILEILPALGYLHSIGLVYNDLKPENIMVTEEQLKLIDLGAVSRINSFGYLYGTPGYQAPEIVRTGPTVATDIYTVGRTLAALTMTLRTRNGRYVDGLPEDDPVLVEYDSFARLLRRAIDPDPRRRFASAEEMSGQLSGVLREVVAHDTGVPRPGLSTIFSRTRSTFGVELLVAHTDVYLDGQVHSEKLTAKEIVTALPVPLVDPADVAAPVLQATVLSQPVQTLDSLRAVRHGSLDSEGIDLSESVELPLMEVRALLDLGDVAKATRKLDDLAERVGWRWRLVWYRAVAELLTGDYDSAIKHFNEVLDTFPGELAPKLALAATAELAGSSDEHKFYETVWDTDDGVISAAFGLARALSADGDREAAVRTLDEVPASSRHFTTARLTSAVTLLSGRSTSEITEEQIRDAARRVEALPPTEPRVLQIRALVLGSAMDWLEAGHEASTNHILGFPFTGHGLRLGVEASLRALARVAPTQAHRYTLVDMANRVRPTSTF; this is encoded by the coding sequence ATGGACAAGCCTGACGACGACGCCGTCGCTCCCGGCACCGAGCCGGCCGACGCGACGGCCGACTCCGCGGCGCAGATGCGCCCGGTGTCCACCCAGGCGCTGTTCCGCCCGCACTTCGACGACGACGAAGAGGACGACGCCACCACCGTCGAGACCGAGCCGGCCGAACGGGCGACGACAACGCGGGTGGCTCAGCCGGTCCGGCGGCTCGGCGGCGGCCTGGTGGAGATTCCGCGGGTGCCCGACATCGACCCGCTCGAAGCGCTCATGCCCAACCCGGTGGTGCCGGAGTCCAAGCGGTTCTGCTGGAACTGCGGCCGGCCGGTGGGCCGCTCCAGCCCCGACGGCAAAGCCCTCTCGGAGGGCTGGTGCCCGTATTGCGGCAGCCCGTATTCGTTTCTGCCGCAACTGAATCCGGGCGACGTGGTCGCCGGTCAGTACGAGATCAAGGGTTGTATCGCACACGGCGGGCTGGGCTGGGTGTACCTGGCGTTCGACAAGAACGTCAACGACCGGCCGGTGGTGCTCAAAGGCCTTGTGCATTCCGGCGACGCCGAGGCGCAGGCGATCGCGATGGCCGAACGGCAGTTCCTCGCCGAGGTGGTGCACCCGTCGATCGTGCAGATCTTCAACTTCGTCGAGCACCCCGACCGCCACGGCGATCCCGTTGGCTACATCGTGATGGAGTACGTCGGCGGTCAGTCGCTCAAGCGGGGCCGGGGCGTCAACCTGCCGGTGGCCGAGGCCATCGCCTATATCCTGGAAATCCTTCCCGCCCTTGGGTATTTGCATTCGATCGGCTTGGTCTACAACGACCTCAAGCCGGAGAACATCATGGTCACCGAGGAGCAGCTCAAGCTGATCGACCTGGGTGCGGTGTCGCGGATCAACTCGTTCGGCTATCTCTACGGCACGCCGGGCTATCAGGCGCCGGAGATCGTGCGCACCGGGCCGACGGTGGCCACCGACATCTACACGGTGGGCCGGACGCTGGCGGCACTGACGATGACGCTGCGCACCCGCAACGGACGCTACGTCGACGGGCTACCCGAAGACGACCCGGTGCTGGTCGAATACGACTCGTTCGCACGGTTGCTGCGCCGCGCGATCGACCCCGATCCGCGGCGGCGGTTCGCCAGCGCCGAGGAGATGTCGGGGCAGCTGTCCGGTGTGCTGCGCGAGGTGGTCGCTCATGACACCGGCGTGCCGAGACCCGGTTTGTCGACGATCTTTTCCCGCACCCGTTCGACGTTCGGGGTCGAGCTGCTGGTGGCCCATACGGACGTGTACCTGGACGGCCAGGTGCATTCGGAGAAGCTGACCGCCAAGGAGATCGTGACCGCGCTGCCGGTGCCGCTGGTCGACCCGGCCGACGTCGCCGCCCCGGTGTTGCAGGCGACGGTGCTCTCTCAGCCGGTGCAGACGCTGGATTCGTTGCGTGCGGTGCGGCACGGCTCACTGGATTCGGAAGGGATCGACCTGTCGGAGTCGGTCGAGCTGCCGCTGATGGAGGTCCGGGCGCTGCTGGACCTCGGCGACGTGGCCAAGGCGACCCGCAAACTGGACGACCTGGCCGAGCGGGTCGGCTGGCGGTGGCGGCTGGTCTGGTATCGCGCCGTCGCCGAGCTGCTCACCGGCGACTACGACTCGGCGATCAAACACTTCAACGAGGTGCTGGATACCTTCCCCGGCGAGTTGGCGCCGAAGCTGGCGCTGGCCGCCACCGCCGAATTGGCCGGCAGCTCCGACGAGCACAAGTTCTACGAGACGGTGTGGGACACCGACGACGGCGTGATCTCGGCCGCGTTCGGGCTGGCCCGCGCGCTGTCGGCCGACGGCGACCGCGAAGCCGCGGTGCGCACCCTCGACGAAGTGCCCGCCAGCTCAAGGCATTTCACCACCGCGCGGCTGACCAGTGCGGTGACTCTGCTGTCCGGCCGGTCGACCAGCGAGATCACCGAGGAGCAAATCCGCGACGCCGCGCGACGGGTGGAGGCATTGCCGCCGACCGAGCCGCGGGTGTTGCAGATCCGGGCGCTGGTCCTGGGCAGCGCGATGGACTGGCTCGAGGCGGGCCACGAGGCCAGCACCAACCACATCCTGGGTTTCCCGTTCACCGGGCACGGGCTTCGGCTCGGCGTCGAGGCATCACTGCGGGCGCTGGCGCGGGTAGCGCCCACCCAGGCGCATCGCTACACGCTGGTCGACATGGCCAACCGGGTGCGGCCGACGTCGACGTTCTAA
- a CDS encoding glutamate ABC transporter substrate-binding protein has translation MTRRSQARRSRAQGVGAIGCRPIAILCAALLLAGCGHSAPMVVAPVPTLPPPTPAGMQELPPQPPRPPEKANADCDVTASLRPFATKAEADEAVSGIRDRGRLIVGLDIGSNLLSFRDPITGQITGFDVDIAGEVARDIFGSPTSVEYRILSSAERITSLQKSLVDIVVKTMTITCERRKLVNFSTVYLDANQRILAPSHSAITKPSDLSGKRVCVAKGTTSLGRIREIAPPPLIVEVVNWADCLVALQQREVDAVSTDDTILAGLVSQDPYLHIVGPNMDTQPYGIGVNLNNTGLVRFVNGTLERIRRDGTWNTLYRKWLNVLGPAPAPPAPRYLD, from the coding sequence ATGACGCGCCGATCGCAAGCACGGCGGAGCCGGGCGCAGGGGGTCGGCGCCATCGGCTGCCGGCCCATTGCCATCCTGTGCGCCGCCCTGCTGCTGGCCGGGTGCGGGCATTCGGCGCCGATGGTGGTGGCGCCGGTGCCGACGCTGCCGCCACCCACTCCGGCCGGCATGCAGGAGCTGCCGCCGCAGCCTCCGCGGCCGCCGGAGAAAGCCAACGCCGACTGCGACGTCACCGCCAGCCTGCGGCCGTTTGCCACCAAGGCCGAGGCCGACGAGGCGGTCAGCGGCATCCGCGACCGCGGCCGGCTGATCGTCGGACTCGACATCGGCAGCAACCTGCTGTCCTTCCGCGACCCGATCACGGGCCAGATCACCGGTTTCGACGTCGACATCGCCGGCGAGGTGGCCCGCGACATCTTCGGCAGCCCGACCTCGGTGGAATACCGGATCCTGTCGTCGGCCGAACGCATCACTTCGCTGCAGAAGTCGCTCGTCGACATCGTCGTCAAGACCATGACCATCACCTGCGAGCGGCGCAAGCTGGTCAACTTCTCCACGGTCTACCTCGACGCCAACCAACGCATCCTGGCGCCCAGCCACTCGGCGATCACCAAGCCGTCCGACCTGTCCGGCAAGCGGGTCTGCGTGGCCAAGGGCACCACGTCGCTGGGCCGGATACGCGAGATCGCGCCGCCGCCGCTGATCGTGGAGGTGGTGAACTGGGCCGACTGCCTGGTGGCGCTGCAGCAGCGTGAGGTCGACGCGGTCAGCACCGACGACACGATCCTGGCCGGTCTGGTGTCCCAGGATCCGTACCTGCACATCGTGGGGCCCAACATGGACACCCAGCCCTACGGCATCGGGGTCAACCTGAACAACACCGGGCTGGTCCGGTTCGTCAACGGCACCCTGGAACGCATCCGCCGCGACGGCACCTGGAACACGTTGTACCGCAAGTGGTTGAACGTGCTCGGTCCGGCGCCGGCCCCGCCCGCCCCGAGGTATCTGGACTGA
- the glnX gene encoding protein kinase G-activating protein GlnX, translating into MTVELAHPSTEPLGSRSPIEPAHPRWWFISTTPGRILSIGVILAILGGLSAFATSTTINQRQQALTTVLNHTEPLSFAAGRLYTTLSVADAAAATAFIAQAEPRTVRQRYEQAITDAAVAVTRASSGLTDEPLVQLLGRINAELAVYTGLIEIARTNNRAGNPVGSSYLSEASALMQSRILPDAQQLYRQTSERVDSETTASTQIPAPVILVVVTTVTFGAFAHRWLARRTNRRINPGLVVGALAILIMVVWVGTALAISTSASRSAKNTAAESLKTVTNLSITAQQARADETLSLIRRGDEEVRQQSFYQRIDAMHTQLDQYLSRGDAVDKTDLHDAGQLLARWRQANDRINAYISVGNYQAATQVALGNGEDDSSPAFDKLDEALRKTMEQSRNQLRTDILNARQGLSGATVGGVVLSLGAAIAVALGLWPRLNEYR; encoded by the coding sequence GTGACCGTTGAGTTGGCGCACCCGTCGACCGAGCCACTGGGGTCGCGGTCGCCAATCGAACCGGCGCACCCGCGTTGGTGGTTCATCTCGACGACCCCCGGCCGCATCCTGTCCATCGGCGTCATCTTGGCGATCCTCGGCGGGCTCAGCGCGTTTGCCACCTCGACGACGATCAACCAGCGCCAGCAGGCGCTGACTACCGTGCTCAATCACACCGAGCCGCTGTCGTTCGCGGCGGGCCGGCTCTACACCACGCTGTCGGTGGCCGACGCGGCGGCGGCGACGGCGTTCATCGCCCAGGCCGAGCCGCGGACCGTCCGGCAGCGCTACGAGCAGGCCATCACTGACGCCGCGGTCGCGGTCACCCGGGCCTCGAGCGGGCTGACCGACGAGCCGCTGGTGCAGCTGCTGGGCCGGATCAACGCCGAGCTGGCCGTCTACACCGGGCTGATCGAGATCGCGCGAACCAACAACCGGGCGGGTAACCCGGTCGGCTCGTCATATCTGTCCGAGGCGTCGGCGTTGATGCAGTCGCGAATCCTGCCCGATGCGCAACAGCTCTACCGCCAGACGTCGGAGCGAGTGGACAGCGAGACAACGGCATCCACTCAAATACCGGCTCCGGTGATCCTCGTGGTCGTCACCACCGTGACCTTCGGCGCCTTCGCGCACCGCTGGCTGGCGCGGCGCACCAACCGGCGGATCAACCCCGGTCTCGTCGTGGGCGCGCTGGCGATCCTCATTATGGTGGTGTGGGTAGGAACGGCCCTGGCGATTTCCACCTCGGCCAGTCGCAGCGCGAAAAACACTGCGGCAGAATCGTTGAAGACCGTCACCAACCTGTCGATCACCGCCCAGCAGGCGCGTGCCGACGAGACGTTGTCATTGATCCGGCGCGGGGACGAAGAGGTCCGCCAGCAGTCCTTCTACCAACGCATCGACGCCATGCACACCCAGCTCGACCAGTACCTGTCCCGCGGTGACGCCGTCGACAAGACCGATTTGCACGACGCCGGCCAGCTGCTGGCCCGCTGGCGCCAGGCCAACGACCGGATCAACGCCTACATCTCGGTCGGCAACTATCAGGCCGCCACCCAGGTCGCGCTCGGTAACGGTGAAGACGACTCCAGCCCCGCGTTCGACAAGCTCGACGAGGCGCTGCGCAAGACCATGGAGCAAAGCCGCAACCAGCTGCGCACCGACATCCTCAACGCGCGTCAGGGGCTGTCCGGCGCGACGGTCGGCGGCGTCGTGCTCAGCCTGGGCGCCGCCATCGCGGTCGCGCTCGGCCTGTGGCCACGACTGAACGAGTACCGATGA
- the thiE gene encoding thiamine phosphate synthase — protein sequence MHEPHARLASARLYLCTDARRERGDLAEFAEAALAGGVDVIQLRDKGSTGERRFGPLEARDELAALEVLADAARRHGALVAVNDRADIARAAGADVLHLGQNDLPLRVAREIVAPATLIGRSTHDTDQVTDALTEDVDYFCVGPCWPTPTKPGRPAPGLPLVQAAAATATGKPWFAIGGIDADRLPEVLAAGARRVVVVRAITAAEDPRAAAERLSSALAAAS from the coding sequence GTGCACGAACCCCATGCCAGGCTGGCCAGCGCCAGGCTCTACCTGTGCACCGACGCCCGCCGTGAGCGTGGTGATCTGGCCGAGTTCGCCGAGGCGGCGCTGGCCGGCGGCGTGGACGTCATCCAGCTGCGCGACAAGGGCTCTACCGGGGAGCGCCGATTTGGGCCGTTGGAGGCCCGCGACGAGCTGGCGGCGCTCGAGGTGCTCGCCGACGCCGCCCGCCGGCACGGGGCGTTGGTCGCCGTCAACGACCGCGCCGACATCGCCCGCGCGGCCGGTGCCGACGTGCTGCACCTGGGACAGAACGACCTTCCGCTGCGGGTGGCGCGCGAGATCGTCGCACCGGCAACCCTGATCGGCCGCTCCACCCACGACACCGACCAGGTCACCGACGCCCTGACCGAGGACGTCGACTACTTCTGCGTCGGGCCGTGCTGGCCCACCCCGACCAAACCCGGCCGACCGGCGCCGGGCCTGCCGCTGGTCCAGGCGGCCGCCGCGACGGCGACCGGCAAACCCTGGTTCGCCATCGGCGGCATCGACGCCGACCGGCTGCCCGAAGTGCTGGCCGCAGGGGCTCGCCGGGTCGTGGTGGTGCGGGCAATCACCGCGGCCGAGGACCCGCGCGCGGCCGCCGAGCGGCTCAGTTCGGCGCTGGCAGCAGCGAGCTGA
- a CDS encoding DUF1800 domain-containing protein: MAGQSDRWITTARILRRAGFGVSGPTVDAVVAQDWPTYVAAALNSDPDADPGARATPMPTFAVPRAPGKDATKEARKAHNRQLSEQMSELSAWWLRRMASVEQPVHEKLTLLWHNHFATSAQKVRVADYMAAQNQKLRTLKLGDFRTLAYAMLTDAAMLRWLDGQSNTAKAPNENLAREFMELFALGHGNGYTEDDVRAGARALTGWVIKPSGETSMMPKRHDNTAKTVLGATADFDAAGFCDTVLAQPKSAQYVAGRLWQQLASDEPPSHAALDRVVAAYGPGRDLKALTAAILTDDEFVGARAAIVNTPVEWLIGMVRTLRVPLDTPKRLKTVDATLKALGQRPFYPPDVGGWPHGQVWLSTASADVRFRAASNLARAGDLSTIEDTGAGDRIDAAGYLIGVGTWSDRTVAALKPLVRKPVQLLAAAVNTPEYLTS; encoded by the coding sequence ATGGCGGGCCAATCCGACCGGTGGATTACCACTGCCCGAATCCTGCGCCGCGCAGGGTTCGGTGTCAGCGGCCCGACCGTCGACGCTGTCGTCGCGCAAGACTGGCCGACCTACGTTGCGGCGGCACTGAATTCGGACCCCGACGCCGACCCCGGCGCACGCGCGACGCCGATGCCCACCTTCGCCGTCCCGCGTGCACCCGGCAAGGATGCGACCAAAGAAGCGCGAAAGGCCCACAATCGGCAGTTATCCGAGCAGATGTCGGAATTGTCGGCGTGGTGGCTGCGCCGCATGGCATCGGTCGAGCAACCCGTGCACGAGAAGCTGACCTTGCTGTGGCACAACCACTTTGCCACCTCCGCCCAGAAGGTCCGCGTTGCCGACTACATGGCGGCGCAGAACCAGAAACTACGGACGCTGAAACTAGGCGACTTCCGGACGCTGGCCTATGCGATGCTGACCGACGCGGCGATGCTGCGCTGGCTGGACGGACAGTCCAACACCGCCAAGGCCCCCAACGAAAACCTGGCCCGCGAATTCATGGAACTGTTCGCGCTGGGCCACGGCAACGGGTACACCGAGGACGACGTGCGGGCCGGCGCACGGGCGCTGACCGGCTGGGTGATCAAGCCAAGCGGCGAAACGTCGATGATGCCCAAGCGCCACGACAACACCGCCAAGACAGTGCTCGGCGCCACCGCCGACTTCGATGCGGCCGGGTTCTGCGACACCGTGCTGGCCCAACCGAAGTCGGCGCAATACGTCGCCGGACGGCTGTGGCAGCAGCTGGCCTCCGATGAGCCGCCATCACACGCAGCCCTGGACCGGGTGGTCGCCGCCTACGGTCCCGGCCGCGACCTGAAGGCACTGACCGCGGCGATCCTCACCGACGACGAGTTCGTCGGCGCCCGTGCCGCAATCGTCAACACGCCGGTCGAGTGGCTGATCGGAATGGTCCGGACGCTACGTGTTCCGCTCGACACCCCGAAGCGTCTCAAGACTGTCGACGCGACGCTGAAAGCATTGGGGCAGCGGCCTTTCTACCCGCCCGACGTGGGCGGCTGGCCGCACGGCCAGGTATGGCTGTCCACCGCCAGCGCCGACGTCCGGTTCCGCGCCGCGAGCAACCTGGCCCGCGCCGGCGACCTGTCCACCATCGAGGACACCGGCGCCGGGGACCGCATCGACGCCGCCGGTTACCTCATCGGCGTCGGCACGTGGTCAGATCGGACCGTCGCCGCGCTCAAACCACTGGTGCGCAAGCCTGTGCAGCTGCTGGCCGCCGCCGTGAATACACCGGAGTACCTCACATCATGA
- the thiO gene encoding glycine oxidase ThiO, with protein MPGSLAVIGGGVIGLSVARRAAQAGWSVRVHRTGDHGASWVAAGMLAPHSEGWPGEERLLRMGLESLRLWRQGFGLPAHVITARESLVVAVDRADAADLRTVADWLSAQGHPVVWESAARDVEPLLAQGIRHGFRAPTELAVDNRAVLDALEVACERLGVQWAGPVGDLTAVDADAVVIANGIDAPALWPGLPIRPVKGEVLRLRWRKGCMPVPQRVIRARVHGRQVYLVPRADGVVVGATQYEHGRDTAPAVSGVRDLLDDACAVLPALGEYELAECAAGLRPMTPDNLPLVQRLDERTLVAAGHGRNGFLLAPWTAEQIVSQLVPVGAAS; from the coding sequence ATGCCCGGCTCACTGGCCGTCATCGGCGGAGGTGTCATCGGCCTCTCGGTGGCGCGCCGGGCGGCGCAGGCTGGCTGGTCGGTGCGGGTGCACCGCACCGGCGATCACGGGGCGTCCTGGGTGGCGGCCGGCATGCTGGCCCCACACAGCGAGGGCTGGCCCGGCGAGGAACGGCTACTGCGGATGGGCCTGGAGTCGCTGCGGCTCTGGCGCCAAGGCTTCGGCTTGCCGGCGCACGTGATCACCGCACGCGAGTCGCTGGTGGTCGCCGTCGACCGCGCCGACGCCGCCGATCTGCGCACCGTCGCCGACTGGCTGTCCGCGCAGGGCCATCCGGTGGTCTGGGAGTCGGCCGCCCGCGACGTGGAACCGCTTCTGGCCCAAGGCATCCGGCACGGCTTCCGGGCGCCCACCGAGCTTGCGGTCGACAACCGCGCGGTGCTGGACGCGCTCGAGGTGGCTTGTGAGCGGCTCGGCGTGCAGTGGGCGGGGCCGGTGGGCGACCTGACCGCCGTCGACGCCGACGCCGTCGTGATCGCCAACGGTATCGACGCGCCGGCATTGTGGCCGGGCCTACCGATCCGCCCGGTGAAGGGCGAAGTGCTGCGGCTGCGCTGGCGCAAAGGTTGTATGCCGGTGCCGCAGCGGGTGATTCGCGCCCGGGTGCACGGCCGACAGGTGTATCTGGTGCCCCGAGCCGACGGCGTGGTCGTCGGCGCCACCCAATACGAGCACGGCCGCGACACCGCGCCGGCGGTCTCCGGTGTGCGCGATCTACTCGACGATGCCTGCGCCGTGCTGCCCGCCCTCGGCGAATACGAGCTCGCCGAATGCGCCGCCGGGCTGCGCCCGATGACACCGGACAACCTGCCGTTGGTTCAGCGCTTGGACGAGCGGACGCTGGTGGCCGCCG
- a CDS encoding DUF1501 domain-containing protein: MNRRKFLIASAGLGAAGLLSGTVAISWPELMRAAEDRPLAEGSGVLVIVTLYGGNDGINTVIPYADNAYHDARPELAYAPGDVLHLDDQLGLNPALKGMAQLWNQRKLAIVRGVSYPQPDHSHFRSMDIWQTASPAEPVSTGWIGRWLDATGDDPLRAVNIGSVLPPLAVGEKCTAAALSPTAAPESADRFAATMEALGVDDPDDTPAMSAVCAAYRASRTTDTTLRQVKPSGEDHNSLAAQLSMVTSAVSAGVPTRVYAVQLGGFDTHADERGTQQRLLQTFDDALTPFLQQMAGDRRGRNVVVLAYSEFGRRVKANASQGTDHGTAGPVFVAGAPVKGGFYGDEPSLTDLDNGDLKPTTDFRDVYYELLAQTLQSDPTPAVGSGRRALGFL, from the coding sequence ATGAATCGCCGCAAGTTCCTGATCGCCAGCGCCGGCCTGGGTGCGGCCGGCCTGCTGTCCGGCACAGTGGCGATCAGCTGGCCGGAGCTGATGCGCGCGGCCGAGGACCGACCGTTGGCCGAGGGCAGCGGCGTGCTGGTGATCGTCACCCTGTACGGCGGCAACGACGGTATCAACACCGTAATCCCCTACGCGGACAACGCTTATCACGACGCAAGGCCCGAACTTGCTTATGCCCCAGGCGATGTGCTGCACCTCGATGACCAGCTTGGTCTCAACCCGGCGCTGAAAGGTATGGCCCAGCTGTGGAACCAGCGCAAGCTGGCCATCGTGCGGGGCGTCAGCTACCCGCAGCCCGACCACAGCCACTTCCGGTCGATGGATATCTGGCAGACCGCATCGCCGGCCGAGCCCGTCTCGACGGGCTGGATCGGGCGCTGGCTCGACGCCACCGGCGACGATCCGCTGCGCGCGGTCAACATCGGCTCGGTGCTTCCCCCGCTGGCAGTGGGCGAAAAGTGCACGGCGGCAGCACTTTCCCCGACCGCCGCGCCGGAGTCGGCGGACAGGTTCGCCGCCACCATGGAAGCGTTGGGCGTCGACGACCCGGACGACACCCCGGCGATGTCCGCGGTGTGCGCCGCCTACCGCGCGAGCCGCACCACTGATACCACTCTCAGACAAGTCAAACCCTCTGGCGAGGACCACAACTCGCTGGCCGCCCAGCTGAGCATGGTGACCAGCGCGGTGAGCGCCGGGGTGCCGACCCGGGTATACGCGGTGCAGCTCGGCGGATTCGACACCCACGCCGACGAACGCGGCACCCAGCAGCGCCTGCTGCAGACCTTCGACGACGCGCTGACCCCGTTCCTACAGCAAATGGCCGGCGACCGGCGCGGCAGGAACGTCGTCGTGCTGGCGTACTCGGAATTCGGGCGGCGGGTGAAGGCCAACGCGTCGCAGGGCACCGACCACGGCACCGCCGGCCCGGTGTTCGTCGCCGGCGCACCGGTCAAGGGCGGCTTCTACGGCGACGAGCCCAGCCTGACCGACCTCGACAACGGAGACCTCAAGCCCACCACCGACTTTCGCGACGTCTACTACGAGCTGCTGGCGCAAACCCTGCAGTCCGACCCCACCCCGGCGGTCGGCAGCGGCAGACGCGCCCTGGGCTTCCTGTAG
- a CDS encoding NUDIX hydrolase: MRGDGDGWVISDTGVPYWGRHGAAGLLLRAPRADGSPAVLLQHRAPWSHQGGTWGLPGGARDSHETAEQAAVREALEEAGLTGEQLSVRATVITATASGTDWTYTTVVADAGELLPTVPNRESAELRWVDEDEVADLPLHPGFAASWQRLRAAPATVPLGPGDERRRHLPRTVEIEAGVFLWCTAGGPDQAPSQLSSRISSLLPAPN; this comes from the coding sequence GTGCGCGGCGACGGCGACGGCTGGGTGATTTCCGACACCGGCGTGCCGTACTGGGGCCGGCACGGCGCGGCGGGTCTGCTTTTGCGGGCGCCGCGCGCCGACGGCAGCCCCGCAGTGTTGCTGCAACACCGCGCGCCGTGGAGTCATCAGGGCGGCACGTGGGGTCTGCCGGGAGGCGCCCGCGACAGCCACGAGACCGCCGAGCAGGCCGCCGTGCGCGAAGCGCTCGAGGAGGCCGGGCTGACGGGCGAGCAGCTGTCGGTGCGCGCGACGGTGATCACCGCGACGGCGAGCGGCACCGACTGGACCTACACCACCGTCGTCGCCGACGCCGGCGAGCTGCTGCCTACCGTGCCCAACCGGGAAAGCGCCGAGCTGCGCTGGGTCGACGAGGACGAGGTGGCCGACCTGCCGCTGCATCCCGGGTTCGCCGCCAGCTGGCAGCGGCTGCGCGCCGCGCCGGCGACGGTGCCATTGGGCCCGGGCGACGAGCGGCGCCGTCACCTGCCGCGCACGGTCGAGATCGAGGCGGGGGTGTTCCTGTGGTGCACCGCGGGCGGCCCGGATCAGGCGCCGTCGCAGCTTTCCAGCCGGATCAGCTCGCTGCTGCCAGCGCCGAACTGA